A part of Blastopirellula marina genomic DNA contains:
- a CDS encoding SpoIIE family protein phosphatase, whose translation MSSYLVALNGPDAGKKIFLVGQEFVIGRHPECDIIVEVGAVSRYHAKITRVDGKFKIEDLGSRNGTFVNDVQLTGPHILQHGDSIRVCDVSFEYKIEGHKPSPMETVGIKSEGQGAFGAVMVDDDGATSTIMSKFEVSSQSGSIHLTASPEVKLNALLQITRELTGTLSMEEVLPKVLDGLFHIFLQADRGFIIMMDASGNMVPRWTKARREDDEEEIRISRTIVKHVMKTREAILSADAAADSRFEMSQSITDFKIRSIMCAPLVNADDEVIGVIQIDTLDQRKRFQKEDLEVLVSVGMQAAAAIERAQLHDAAIRQISFQRDLHAANQVQIGFLPSADPLVEGYRFAHYYLAANSVGGDYYDYISLPDGTTAILVGDVVGHGIAASLMMAKLSAEARYCLASDADPQKAAYHLNNDFAAATPDDKFVTLAIAILNPASNEITLINAGHNPPILRKADGTCSMIFEEEIGLPLGIMEDMEYDVARITLKPGEMLFIYTDGINEAMNAQGDQFGMERMMKCVSDNQETVDVISEAIIQECRAFMAGSPQYDDMCMVGLERQA comes from the coding sequence ATGTCCAGTTATCTGGTTGCACTGAACGGCCCGGACGCCGGCAAGAAGATTTTTCTTGTAGGACAAGAGTTTGTCATCGGACGACATCCCGAATGCGACATCATTGTCGAAGTCGGCGCAGTCAGTCGATATCACGCCAAAATTACGCGCGTCGACGGAAAGTTCAAAATCGAGGACTTGGGTAGCCGAAACGGTACCTTCGTTAATGACGTTCAGCTTACCGGCCCGCACATCTTGCAGCATGGCGACTCGATCCGGGTGTGCGATGTTTCCTTCGAATACAAAATCGAAGGTCACAAGCCGTCGCCGATGGAGACGGTCGGCATCAAGTCGGAAGGCCAAGGCGCGTTTGGCGCCGTGATGGTCGACGACGACGGGGCGACTTCGACCATCATGTCGAAGTTCGAGGTCTCGTCGCAAAGTGGTTCGATCCATCTGACGGCCAGTCCTGAGGTAAAGCTGAACGCACTGCTGCAAATCACCCGCGAGCTGACCGGGACCCTCTCGATGGAAGAGGTGTTGCCGAAGGTGCTCGATGGGCTGTTTCATATTTTCCTGCAAGCGGATCGTGGGTTCATCATCATGATGGACGCGTCCGGCAACATGGTTCCCCGCTGGACCAAGGCACGCCGCGAAGATGACGAGGAAGAGATCCGAATCAGCCGAACCATTGTAAAGCATGTGATGAAAACGCGAGAAGCGATTTTATCGGCCGATGCCGCGGCAGATTCACGCTTCGAGATGAGTCAAAGTATCACCGACTTCAAAATTCGCTCGATCATGTGTGCTCCGCTGGTCAATGCTGACGACGAAGTGATCGGAGTGATTCAGATCGACACACTCGACCAACGCAAACGTTTCCAGAAGGAAGACCTGGAAGTGCTGGTCAGTGTCGGAATGCAGGCCGCGGCGGCGATCGAACGAGCTCAACTGCATGATGCCGCGATTCGCCAAATCTCGTTTCAGCGCGACTTGCACGCCGCGAACCAGGTTCAAATTGGTTTTTTACCTTCAGCTGATCCGTTGGTTGAAGGCTACCGCTTTGCTCATTACTACCTCGCGGCTAACTCGGTTGGTGGCGACTATTACGATTACATCTCGCTTCCCGATGGGACGACGGCCATATTGGTGGGCGATGTGGTGGGACACGGGATTGCAGCCTCGTTGATGATGGCCAAGCTATCGGCGGAAGCCCGATACTGTTTGGCATCCGATGCCGATCCGCAGAAAGCGGCCTATCATCTCAACAACGATTTCGCCGCGGCCACCCCAGACGACAAATTCGTCACGCTGGCGATCGCCATCTTGAATCCTGCCAGCAACGAGATCACGTTGATCAACGCCGGTCATAACCCGCCGATCTTAAGAAAAGCGGACGGCACCTGCTCGATGATCTTCGAGGAAGAGATTGGCTTGCCGCTGGGAATCATGGAAGACATGGAATACGATGTCGCTCGGATTACCCTCAAGCCTGGCGAGATGCTGTTCATCTATACCGACGGCATCAACGAAGCGATGAACGCCCAGGGAGATCAATTCGGGATGGAACGCATGATGAAATGCGTTTCCGACAACCAAGAAACGGTCGACGTGATTAGCGAGGCAATCATTCAGGAATGTCGCGCGTTTATGGCCGGTAGCCCACAGTATGACGATATGTGCATGGTTGGCCTGGAACGTCAGGCGTAA
- a CDS encoding S1C family serine protease, whose translation MFLYCLVVAVFGAWTISYWTTPPENEVVLNPNAEPRAITPRGDLADDEQSTIELFENSSDAVVFITTSQQFLSRGTAKISEMATGQGSGFVWDKEGHIVTNFHVIKPIVEGSGRAHITFADGSTYVAAVVGTSAENDLAVLQVKDFQGKKFTPIPVGTSTDLRVGQKVFAIGNPFGFDHTLTTGIISGLGRSIEAEDGRQIDDLIQTDAAINPGNSGGPLLDSSGRLIGVNSAIYSPSGAYAGIGFAIPADTVNAVVTELIRNGEIKRPYLGVRFAPPTINAQLGIQGAIVGEVIKGSPAEKAGIHPTIQTQQGSIELGDIIVEIDGKPIRHYGDVVRALFSHKVGDVLKMKVIRGVRRGASPEEVELDVKLTEST comes from the coding sequence GTGTTTCTGTACTGTCTGGTGGTCGCTGTTTTCGGCGCCTGGACGATTAGCTATTGGACGACACCTCCCGAAAATGAAGTCGTTCTTAACCCCAATGCCGAGCCACGTGCCATTACTCCGCGAGGTGACCTCGCCGATGACGAGCAATCGACGATCGAATTGTTCGAGAATTCGTCCGATGCAGTCGTTTTCATCACCACCTCACAGCAGTTTCTTTCGCGAGGTACCGCCAAGATTTCGGAGATGGCGACCGGGCAGGGAAGTGGGTTCGTCTGGGACAAAGAAGGACACATCGTTACCAATTTCCACGTGATTAAGCCAATTGTTGAAGGTTCGGGCCGGGCTCATATCACATTCGCCGATGGATCGACGTACGTTGCCGCGGTTGTCGGAACATCCGCTGAAAACGACTTAGCCGTGCTGCAAGTCAAAGATTTTCAAGGTAAGAAGTTCACGCCCATCCCTGTGGGGACCTCTACCGATTTACGTGTTGGTCAAAAGGTCTTCGCAATCGGCAATCCCTTTGGCTTCGATCATACCTTGACCACGGGGATCATTAGTGGACTGGGCCGCTCAATCGAGGCTGAGGATGGACGTCAAATCGACGACCTGATCCAGACCGATGCCGCAATCAACCCGGGCAACAGCGGAGGCCCGCTGCTCGACAGCAGTGGCAGGCTCATCGGAGTCAACTCAGCCATTTATAGCCCCAGTGGCGCCTATGCCGGGATCGGGTTTGCCATTCCTGCCGATACCGTTAATGCAGTAGTCACCGAGCTGATTCGCAATGGTGAAATCAAACGACCCTACCTCGGCGTCCGTTTTGCTCCACCGACGATCAACGCCCAGCTTGGTATCCAGGGGGCGATTGTCGGCGAGGTGATCAAAGGGAGTCCTGCCGAAAAGGCTGGCATTCATCCTACGATCCAAACGCAACAAGGTAGCATCGAGTTGGGAGACATCATCGTCGAAATCGATGGTAAGCCGATTCGGCATTATGGTGATGTTGTTCGCGCCTTGTTCAGCCACAAGGTGGGCGATGTTCTGAAAATGAAGGTCATTCGTGGCGTGCGGAGAGGTGCCTCTCCGGAAGAAGTCGAGTTGGACGTTAAGCTGACTGAATCAACTTAA
- a CDS encoding HAD family hydrolase translates to MKVCLFDIDGTLINSGKAGKDAMVTAFLEAAQLTQIDHALHLSGKTDRGIFHELFEAHGKSLTDDNWRNFIELYLKRLEKNLPERQGLVLEGVVALLAKLSKRDDVLLGLLTGNVERGAQLKLMHYGIDHYFAFGGFGDDHPHRNDVARAALEAAEAFHGARLSLEDVYVIGDTPNDVVCAKSIGAQSIAVATGVFSLDELKATHPDLLLSDLKDTEQIIDYIFPTT, encoded by the coding sequence ATGAAAGTTTGCCTATTCGACATCGATGGAACCTTAATCAACTCTGGCAAGGCGGGCAAAGACGCCATGGTGACTGCATTCTTGGAAGCGGCTCAGCTCACACAGATCGACCATGCGCTACACCTGAGTGGAAAGACCGACCGCGGCATCTTTCACGAGTTGTTCGAGGCACACGGCAAATCGCTGACAGATGACAACTGGCGAAACTTCATCGAGCTTTATCTGAAGCGACTCGAAAAGAATCTGCCAGAGCGACAAGGTCTCGTGCTGGAGGGAGTTGTCGCACTGCTCGCCAAACTCTCCAAGCGTGATGACGTTTTACTAGGGCTACTCACCGGTAACGTCGAGAGAGGTGCCCAATTGAAACTAATGCACTATGGAATAGATCACTACTTCGCCTTTGGCGGCTTTGGCGACGACCATCCCCACCGCAACGATGTCGCCAGGGCCGCACTCGAAGCGGCCGAAGCTTTCCACGGTGCACGACTCTCTCTTGAGGATGTTTACGTGATAGGTGACACGCCAAATGATGTCGTGTGTGCTAAATCCATCGGTGCGCAATCAATCGCAGTGGCCACGGGTGTCTTTTCGCTAGACGAGCTTAAAGCGACCCACCCTGATCTTTTGCTGTCCGATTTGAAGGACACAGAACAGATAATCGACTACATATTCCCAACCACCTGA
- a CDS encoding DUF1559 domain-containing protein, whose translation MKKRLGFTLVELLVVIAIIGVLIALLLPAVQQAREAARRMQCTNHEKQIGLALHNYHDTFNAFPPAWLHRGPAGSANYGWATNILPFMEQTALYDALEPGRVPLYERYTASATDAEKALLQSTIDGYRCPSDVTGKLNNKQKFGSTEHFQIATSNYVCNLGTTATQGTVQSDGVFYGNSFLGMKDLIDGTSNTLLVGERDGGPSKTSGRNYCAAVWAGVGRNNSIGNEAVGRTGLRAGFTVNFDYATAGSPENMGKGMSSLHPGGLNILLCDGSVRFLTETADKNAVIVPMARRQDGVVFQLP comes from the coding sequence ATGAAGAAGAGGTTAGGTTTTACCCTCGTCGAATTACTGGTCGTCATCGCGATCATTGGCGTCTTGATCGCCTTGTTGTTGCCAGCCGTGCAGCAAGCTCGTGAAGCCGCACGACGTATGCAGTGCACCAACCATGAAAAGCAAATTGGTTTAGCCCTGCACAACTATCACGACACATTCAATGCCTTCCCACCGGCTTGGTTGCATCGCGGCCCCGCAGGAAGTGCGAACTACGGTTGGGCAACCAACATTTTGCCGTTCATGGAACAAACTGCCCTGTACGACGCTTTGGAACCAGGTCGTGTTCCCCTGTACGAACGCTACACTGCTTCGGCAACCGATGCGGAAAAAGCCTTGCTGCAATCAACCATCGACGGCTATCGCTGCCCCAGCGACGTCACCGGTAAGCTGAACAACAAGCAGAAATTCGGTTCGACCGAGCACTTCCAGATCGCAACGTCGAACTACGTCTGCAACCTGGGCACAACGGCCACCCAAGGTACCGTTCAGTCCGACGGCGTTTTCTACGGCAACAGCTTCCTGGGCATGAAGGACCTGATCGACGGTACCAGCAACACGCTGTTGGTTGGCGAACGCGACGGTGGTCCTTCCAAGACTTCCGGTCGAAACTACTGTGCAGCCGTTTGGGCTGGCGTTGGTCGTAACAACAGCATCGGCAACGAAGCCGTTGGTCGTACCGGTCTTCGTGCTGGTTTCACGGTCAACTTCGACTATGCCACCGCTGGCTCGCCGGAAAACATGGGCAAAGGTATGTCCAGCTTGCACCCAGGCGGTTTGAACATCCTGCTCTGCGATGGTTCGGTTCGCTTCCTAACCGAAACGGCTGATAAGAATGCCGTGATCGTCCCGATGGCTCGCCGTCAGGACGGTGTGGTCTTCCAGCTTCCGTAA
- a CDS encoding M24 family metallopeptidase gives MAKSSSKSNPRITKLRRLLKQSGAEALLVTNFKNVTYLTGFTGDDSYLLVTPKNEILFSDPRYSEQLETECPGLPLEIRQPGVPILTTVHKAITKAKIQTLGIESPSMTVELFHKLCSKLDKVKVQPVDGFIEQLREIKDKQEIALTRDAIALAEKAFAVVKAGLRGDQTEKEIEATIAYEIQRNGGRGPSFPTLVGVGPRAALPHVTPGMSKIEEDNFVLIDWGADYKFYKSDLTRVLFTGKAPAKMKKMYDVCLKAQLAAIDMIKPGAIMKDVDHAARSVIAKAGWGKNFGHGLGHGIGLDIHEAPRLGSNVDRPLEAGMIVTVEPGIYLPGFGGVRIEDDILVTKDGHEVMTSVPKSFEEAQVTL, from the coding sequence ATGGCAAAGTCCAGCAGCAAATCGAACCCGCGAATCACGAAGCTTCGTCGTTTGCTCAAGCAAAGTGGCGCGGAGGCGTTGCTGGTGACCAACTTCAAGAACGTCACTTACCTCACCGGTTTCACGGGAGATGACAGTTACCTGCTGGTCACTCCTAAGAACGAAATCTTGTTCAGCGATCCTCGTTACAGCGAACAGTTGGAAACCGAATGCCCCGGATTACCGCTTGAAATCCGCCAGCCAGGCGTACCGATCTTAACTACCGTTCACAAGGCGATCACCAAGGCCAAGATCCAAACACTGGGGATTGAGAGCCCGTCGATGACCGTCGAACTATTTCATAAGCTGTGCTCGAAACTCGACAAGGTAAAAGTCCAGCCTGTCGATGGCTTTATCGAGCAGCTTCGCGAGATCAAAGACAAGCAAGAGATTGCGCTCACTCGCGACGCGATCGCCTTGGCCGAAAAAGCATTCGCCGTTGTGAAAGCTGGCCTACGTGGCGATCAAACCGAAAAAGAGATCGAAGCGACTATCGCTTACGAAATCCAACGCAATGGGGGACGCGGTCCCAGCTTCCCCACGCTGGTCGGCGTTGGTCCGCGAGCCGCGTTGCCACACGTCACGCCAGGCATGTCGAAGATCGAGGAAGATAACTTCGTACTGATCGACTGGGGTGCCGACTACAAGTTTTACAAGAGCGATCTCACTCGCGTGCTGTTCACCGGCAAGGCCCCCGCGAAGATGAAGAAGATGTACGACGTCTGCTTGAAAGCACAGCTCGCTGCGATCGACATGATCAAGCCAGGGGCGATCATGAAAGACGTCGACCACGCCGCCCGCAGCGTGATCGCCAAAGCAGGCTGGGGCAAAAACTTCGGCCACGGCCTGGGACACGGCATCGGTCTTGATATCCACGAAGCCCCACGCCTCGGCTCGAACGTCGATCGCCCACTAGAAGCGGGCATGATCGTCACCGTTGAGCCAGGCATTTACCTTCCCGGCTTCGGCGGCGTACGAATCGAAGATGACATCCTGGTCACCAAAGATGGGCACGAAGTCATGACCAGCGTGCCCAAGTCGTTTGAAGAAGCCCAGGTCACGCTTTAA